The genomic DNA TAGCTTCTGGTCTGCCTGGGAGGGGGATGAACTGTTAGGATGTGGAGCGTTGAAGCAGCTTGATCCTTACAGCGGTGAGATTAAATCAATGCGGACTGCCAATGGTCATCGGCGGAAGGGTGTTGCTGCCAAAATTCTGGAACACATTATTCAGGAAGCCGAGCAGCGAGGGTACGATCGCCTCTATTTGGAAACCGGATCGTTTTCAGAATTCGCCCCAGCCCGTGCCCTATACGAGAAATATGGCTTTGAGTTCTGCGAACCGTTTGCGGATTACACCGACGATCCGAATAGCGTCTACATGACTAAATTGCTCTAGAAATTGCCTTAGAATTTATGGAAAACTAGAACTTACGGAAACCATCGGTTGAGTGCTGTAGTCTTTAGAAGACTGCGATCGTATCCTCATTAGGAAGACTTCAGTGAATCAATTCTTTACCAGCTTCGTCAGAATTGAAAAATCGCTTCAGATTTTGGCTATTGTCGGTGTCTTGCTGCTGCTGGGATATGTGGGACTTGAAAGAAATACAGGCGATCAGACGTCTGCCCCCATCTCGTCACCCGCCAGCCAACAGTGAAGACGGGTTTAGGAATTGGATTTTGACAATTGGATGATGGCTGCGACACATCGCGATTCGGGTAATTTTGATTTAATAAAATCACCAAATTAAAAATTCTCCGTTATGGGGTGGCTATTCTCATGAGTCGTTTGACTTTTGGGACGATCGATCGCGTCGAGGCAAAAGCTTAACCTTTTCTCAACCTAAAGATGATGCGCTGCTAATCTGGCGATTACCTGATCTTGAGGCTATCCCTCTAGGCTGATGCTTAGATGTTGCGCTACACCATTCCCATGTTCCAAGCCTCCACGACGATCGCCCCGACGCACCTCCCCGATCTGCGCCAGCTGCTTGAAGAAGTTTATCGGGGGCGCAGTCTTCAGCCCTATCGGAGCGGACAGCCGATTCGGATGCAGCCGGATGAAATTTTTGTGGTTTGCCGAGGGGTGGTACAGGTGGGCACGCTCTACGATACGGGGGAGGAGGCTCTGCTGGGGCTGGTTTGTCCTTCGATGCCGTTTGGTTTGCCCCTGGCGATTATCCGTCCCTATCAGGCAGCTGCCCTGACGGATGTAGATGTGATGCGGCTGCGCTGGGCAGAGGTGGAACAGTCTCCCGCTCTTTCACAGGGTGTTTTTCGCCATCTGACTCGAAGATTGCAGCAAACGGAGGCTCTGCTATCAATGGTGGGGTATCGGCGCGTAGAGGAGCGCCTGCGCCATCTGCTGATGCTATTGCAACAGGAAGTCGGGCAACCCGTTCCAGAGGGCACGAGGCTCACGGTTCGGCTGACCCATCAGCAGCTTGCCAATGCGATCGGCACAACGCGAGTCACCGTTACCCGTCTGCTAAGCCAACTTCAGGAGGAGGGCTGGCTGATGGTGGATAGCTCCCGCCATGTGATTCTGCCGCCCCATGCAACGATCGCTTAGGTGATTTGCTTTTTATCTACATAAAGGCTGTAGTCAGCCCGTCTAAATGCCGCTAGCTTAGGCGTTAGGTTAGGCATGAGGCGGACGGAGCAGTAATTATGGACGGCAGAGAAGGCAAACCCCCTGTTAAAACGCCCGACTGGGTAAAGCACGCAGTTTTTTATCAAATTTTTCCCGATCGCTTTGCGCGGGGAGCCAGACCGGACAATCCCGATCTGGTAGACATCCAGTTTGAGGGCTGGGAATCGCCGCCGTCTTTGCAGGGCTACAAGGGTGGAAATCTGTGGGGCGTAACGAAACAGCTCGATTATTTGCAGGGGTTGGGCATTACGGCAATCTACTTTACGCCGATCTTTCAGTCTGCCAGCAATCACCGCTACCATACCCACGACTACTATCAGGTCGATCCAATTTTGGGGGGCAATCCGGCTTTCTTCCAGATGCTCGAAGCGGCACACAATCGCGGCATCAAGGTCGTCCTGGACGGCGTATTTAACCATGCCAGTCGTGGCTTCTTCTTCTTTCACGACATCCTGGAAAATGGACCCTATTCCCCCTGGGTCAACTGGTTTAAGATTCAGGGCTGGCCCCTGTCTCCCTATAACGGTGAGCATCCGGCAAACTATGTCGGCTGGGCAGGCAATCGGGCGCTGCCGGAGTTTAACCACGCCAATCCGCAGGTACGCGAATACATTATGGAGATTGGCGAATTCTGGGTGCGATCGGGGATTGATGGCTGGCGGTTAGACGTGCCCTTCTGCATTCAGGAGCCGGGATTCTGGCAGGAGTTTCGCGATCGCATCAAAGCAATTAACCCCGAAGCGTACATTGTGGGGGAAGTCTGGACAGATGCGCGAGAATGGCTCGACGGCACGCAGTTTGATGGCGTGATGAATTATCTGTTTACGGGTCCAACGATCGCATTTGTGGCGGGCGATCGAGTAATTCCCGAAATGGCAGAGGATCGCAGCTATGAGCCTTATCCGGCGATCGATGCGGGACAGTATGCAACTAAGATGCAGCGTTTGCTAAAGCTCTATCCCTGGGAAATTCAGCTTGCCCAGCTTAATTTGCTGGCAAGTCATGATACGGCAAGGCTGATTTCGATGGCGGGAGGCGATTGGGATAGCGTCAAGCTGGCAAACCTGCTGCTGCTGACCTTCCCCGGTGCGCCCAGCATCTATTACGGTGATGAAGTGGGCTTGGAGGGCGGACTCGATCCCGACTCGCGACGTGGCTTTCCGCTGGAGGCAAGCTGGAAGCTGGATGTGCTGACCTGTCACCGCCAACTGATTGCTCTGCGCCATGCCCATCCCGCCCTCCGGACTGGAAACTATCAAATCCTCGGCTCCGAAGGAATGATCTATGCCTTTGCCCGCATTGGCAGCGGCGAAGCCCTGATCGTAGCAGTCAACGCCGGAACCACGCCCGCCAAAATTACGCTGGAAGGAATTGGCAATCAGCTTTCGCACCGCTCCTCGGAACTCCTATACGGACAAGGTGAAGCCCGATGGACTGGAGACACGCTAACGCTTGAGCTGCCAGAGCGATCGGGCTTGGTGGTGGGTTAATTTTTAGCGATAAATCGATCGAGTGTGAGTGTGATGCATTTCTCCTCGTTCCAATGCTCTGCGTTAGAATGCCTTTGCTGAGGCTCTGCCTCCTTCCATTATTTAGCAGCAGAGCCGCATCCGGGCAGCATCCAGGCTGAGCCTGGACACCAGATTTCTATCAGATGTAGTGCTTTACAACAGATAGAGCAGAACAAACAAAATCACCCAGACCACATCCACAAAGTGCCAGTACAGCTCAGCGGCTTCAATGCCAAAGTGGTGTTGGCTCGAATAGTGGTTTTGAGAGCGCGATCGCCACAGGACTGCCAGAATCAGGATCAGCCCGAACAGGACGTGCAAACCGTGGAAGCCCGTCAGCACATAGAAGGTACTGGCGTAGAGGTTCGTTTTCAGCCCGAATTCGAGATGGAAATATTCATAGAGCTGACCGACCAGGAAGATTGCGCCCATGAGTCCGGTTGCCGCAAACCAGGCGCGGAATTTGGCGACGTTATTATTTTTGATCGCGGTGTCTGCCTGATGAATCACAAAACTACTGGACACCAGCAGAATCGTGTTGATTCCCGGCAGTAATAGCTCCCGTTCCGGCGTGCCTTCCGGGGGCCAGCTCGGATAGACGGCGCGGAAGGTGAGATACGCCACAAATAATCCCAAAAAGATCATGCTTTCCGCCACCAGGAACACAATGATGCCAAAAATGCGGTGATCGGGATGTTCTTCGTGGGCGGCTGCGCTGTCAGTTTGGTATTGCTGCCCCACGCGATCGACAGCCGTTCCTTCGATTGATCCTTGCATAGGTTCTCCTAACAATTGCTACGACTGGTACGACGGAAGACTACGACAGCGGTGACGAATCGGGCTGAAGTTCGGGCGAGGTGAGCGGCGGCTCGTTTTCGCGGTTGTCATGCTCCGGGTCTACGCCGTAGTCATAGGGACCGTGGGTGATAACGGGCAATACCTCAAAGTTTTCGATCGCTGGAGGAGAAGTGGTCATCCATTCCAGGGTCAGAGCGTTCCAGGGGTTATCGGCAGCGGGTTTGCCTTTCCACCAGCTCCAGATCGCGTTAATCAGGAAGGGGAAAGTCGAAACGGCAAGAATGTACGCGCCTACGGTTGCCATCTGGTTCAGCGAGGTAAAACGCGGATCGTACATCGCAATCCGGCGATTCATGCCCATCAGTCCCAGCTTGTGCATCGGCATAAATGTGAGGTTCATGCCGATCAGCGTCAGGACGAAGTGAATTTGACCGAGGGGTTCGTTCATCATGCGTCCGGTCATCTTGGGAAACCAGTGGTAAATTGCCGCGAAGATGCCAAACACACTGCCGCCGAACAGGACGTAGTGAAGGTGAGCGACGATGAAATAGGTATCGTGAACGTGGATGTCAAACGGAACGGAGGCGACCATTACACCGCTAATTCCGCCGATGACGAACATCCCCACAAAACCCATTGCGAACAGCATGGCGCTATTCAGGGAGATCTTGCCGCCCCACATGGTTCCGAGCCAGCTAAAGATCTTAATTCCCGTCGGAACTGCGATCACCATTGTTGTGATCATAAAGAACATCCGCAGCCATGCCGGAGTGCCGCTGGTGAACATATGGTGTGCCCACACAATCAGTCCCAGAAAAGCGATCGCCACACTGGAATAAGCGACAGCCCGATAGCCGAACAGCGGCTTACGCGAGTGAACCGGAATAATGTCTGAGATCGCCCCAAACAGCGGCAGGATCATAATGTAGACCGCCGGGTGGGAGTAGAACCAGAACATATGCTGATAGACGATCGGATCACCGCCGCCCAGGGGGTTAAAGAACGCCGTCCCCACCAGCAGATCGAACGCCAGCAGAATCAGCGCACCCGCCAGAACCGGAGTCGAAAGCAGGATTAGCGCCGACGTAGATAGCATCGACCAGCAGAAGACGGGCATATCGTTTAAGCCCATGCTGGGAACACGCATTTTCAGAATCGTTGTCAGGAAGTTGATCGCCCCCAGAATCGAGGAGGTTCCCAGAATCAGCAGGCTAAAGATCCAGATACCTTCGCCCACTTTCCCGCTCACCAGACTCAGGGGCGGATAGGAAGTCCAGCCTGCCTGCGGTGCTTCAATCAGCAGACTGCCGACCAGCATCACGCCACCGATCGGAATCATCCAGAAAGCGAGGGCATTCAGCTTGGGAAATGCCATGTCTCGCGCCCCAATCATCAGCGGAATCAAGTAGTTCCCCAGTCCAGCTCCGGCAGGCACAATCCACATGAAGATCATGATCGTGCCGTGCAGCGTCAGCAGGTTGTTGTACATCTCCGGCGGAACCAGATCGGAGGCAGGCGTTGCCAGCTCGGTTCGCATCACGTCCGCCATGACACCGCCGATGAGGTAGAAAATAAACGACGTGACGAGATACTGAATCCCGATCACTTTATGGTCTGTGTTGAAGGTGAAGTAGTCCTGCCAGCGGCGCTCTTTGTGGGCATGCCCGTGCTGCTTAGCGGCTGGGGGATTTGCAACGATCGGCATTTCTGCGTTTGTCATATGCTCGGTTGCCAATAGAAAAACCAGTAGGAAAACAGAAAAATTACAGTTAAATCTCTTGTGAGGTGGGCATCCTGCCCGCCTTTCCGGTTCTCAAGATCTCTCGTGCACCAGGATTGTTGGTCAGGAGTGAAATGTTTTGCACTGGGCGGACGGAATCCACCCCACAAGAGAGGAGAGAATTTGGGGGGTTTAAGCCGCAGGCTGCGCGGGCTGGAGAGACTTCAGAGCCTCAGCAGTAATGCCAAGCTGATCCGCAACAGGAGCCAACCGATCGATATCCGTTCTTTCAGTCAGAGCTGCCACCGTTTGATCGCCGCCTTTCTGAGCAACCACCTGGGATTGAAGCCACTGATCATAAGCTTCCTGACTATCGACGTAGAGCTTCGCGCCCATCGCGCCGTGATAGGGTCCGCAGAGTTCGGCACAGACGATCGGGTATTCACCTTCTCGTTTAGGCTGGAACCGCAGTTCGGCAGGTTGACCGGGGATCGCATCCTGCTTCAAACGAAACTCCGGCAGCCAGAAAGCATGGAGAACGTCCTGCGCTTTGATCGTTAGCTTCACGTCGGAGTTGACGGGGATATGCAGTTCTCCCGAAGTAACGCCGCTTTCCGGGTAGGTGAAGATCCAGGCGTACTGGAGTCCCATCACATCGACGCTCAGGTCAGGCTCTTTGCCCTGCGTCTGGGGATCTGCGCCCACCCCTAAAGCCAGATGGTGGTGCATTGAGTGGGTTTTGCGCTGCTGACCGTTGACGATCGGCGTTGCCATATCAGTATCTGCCATAGCCACCTGCACTTCCGGCGTGGCTTCGATCGCATCCGGATCAAATCCGCCTAGATTTCGGTAGACATCAAAGCTATATACACTGAGGAACAGCACGATAAATACCGGGATCGCAGTCCAGACAATTTCCAGGGGAATGTTTCCGGCGATCGGCGGACCATCCGTATTGTCCCCTTTGCGGCGACGGAAGCGAATGGCGCTGACAATAATTGCACCTTCCACGAGCAGGAAGATTCCAGTTCCCACAGTCAGCATCGTGTTGAACAGTCCGTCAACCAGACCGGCATCGTCGGAAGCCTGCACAGGGAGCAGCCCATGATTTTGTCCATACCAGATGCTCACCAGCGTCAGGGCAATGCCAGCCAGCATCGTGAGGATACTATTCGGAATGTTTTTCACGGTGAGTCAGAGAGTAGAAATTACACAGCACACAGTCATTATTGGAGGTGACTATGATGATTGGGATGATTGGAGGGAGGCTTAGGGAAAGCCATCTAACGCTTCCAGTCGGAAGGGCAGATTGGAGCGGAACCGAGTTTTTGAATGGTTTGAGTGGATTGAGGATCAAACTAAGATGTAAAGAAATCTAAAACTAACGGTTGCGATCGAGAAATTGAACATTCACGATCAGTCGGAGCGTATCACTTTAACTTTATAGGAGTCTTTACAGAAGTATAGACAGGATTATCAGTTTACAGGACGGGTAAAAATGTCCATCAGCACAACTCACCTCCCACGTTAGCGAAATATCCTCCTTTTAACCATTCCCCGAAAGAAAGAGGAATCCACTTGGCATGGCTCTGAGGGAGGATTGTTGCTCGTTTTCTTAAAGATTTCTTTGGGATCATTCGCCCACCAATTCGATTAGTTTGCTAGCCATCAGAATCTATCGCTAAAAACGGATGAACCGCGCCGCGATCGCTATGATGGAGGAAAGGACTCTGCCGATAGTTCAACCGCTGCCAGCTCCCATCATGCTGGTAAAACGACCTGGTAAAACAGCCTGGTAGAAAAGATTGTGCAGTTGGCAGGGAGGTTGCCTGAGTCATTCAACCATCATGCGAGCTGAAGATAGTCCTTGAAAAAATTGCCCTGCTCCACCTGTTCCTGTGAATTTTGTTCATGCAGTTATCGAGCTACAGGATTTTTAGAGAAATGTAAACTTCTCTTGCCTAAAATCAAAAGAAATTCCGAAACATCAGAGCTTTTAGGTTTTGCCTATCTAAAGTAAGGACTAAAGCAGTTCAGTAGATTGTTCTGACTCCGTATCGTCATCCTGCCTGAGATAGAGATCTAGAAATATCAATAAAGCAAAAGAGAGCAGCGCTGCTTGATAAGGAAGCCCCTAAGATAGAGCCTCCTTCTTTTGATGCTTCTGTTTTCCATCTTTTGATAGATTGCCCATCAATATCTGCTTTTAGTCTTATTTCTCCTAGTAAAAGTAATGGTTTTAATGCAAGAAAGGAGGCATGGCGGATGACTGATTCACTGCATTCCCAACTGCGTCCAGAACTAAATTCGGAAATGCTAACTCCTACCTCTTTAGAAGCCTCTTTAGAAGTGACTGAAACCTCTTCCAAGTCTGTCAAAGCCAAGTTCACTCCCCAGGATCGCGTCCGTCGATTGGTCTGGAAGATGGCGATCGCAACCCTGATACTGATGGCGATCGGGAGTGCAACCCGCGTGATGAATGCTGGACTCGCCTGCCCTGACTGGCCCCTCTGCTATGGCACGCTATTCCCGGCACAGCAAATGAATCTCCAGGTATTTCTGGAATGGATTCACCGCCTTGATGCTTCCCTGATTGGGCTGATGGCGATCGTCCTGGTCGGCTATGCCTGGTGGAAACGCGCCGCCTTGCCCAAATGGACTCCCTGGGTTGCCACCCTTGCCCTCGGTCTTATCGTGTTTCAGGGCGTCCTGGGCGGACTCACCGTGACGGAAATGCTGCGGTTTGATATTGTCACCGCTCACCTGGGAACGGCACTTGCCTTCTTTATCACCCTGCTGGTAATGGGAACTCTGCTGCTACCCCATCAGCCCACAGGAACGGTCGGCAAACTGCCCTGGCTCAGCCTCACTGCCGCTGTCCTGATCTATCTGCAAAGCATCTCCGGTGCACTGGTTGGTTCTCGTTGGGCACTGCACCAGTGTCTCGTCGTGACTCAGCTATGCAGCGTTATGAACATCCACCTGCTAGGCATCATTCCCGCAACGCTGATGACCCTGGCAGTTGTGATTGCCGCGTGGCGTACTCCCGCCCTCAATCGATCGCTGAGACAGCTTGCTAACCTGACCGGACTGCTGCTGCTCCTCCAGCTCACCCTCGGCTTTGCCACCTTCCGCCTGCACCTCCAGGTCGAACTCCTCACCATCTCCCATCAAATGGTTGGCGCGTCTCTTTTGGGTTCCCTGATCTGCTTCGCTGTCCTGGGACTTCGCGATCGCAGCAGAGCTAACCAACCCACTCCTCGCATCACAGAGGACTCCCCCCAACCCGCCTAACTCCCTACTCCCCACTCCCCTACACCCCCGATCCTTCATTCTCCCAATTGATACAGGTAAAGACGTAATGCAAGAAACCACCTGGACAGAAACTCCTCGACACCACCAGAACCTCTGGCAGGTGATGCAGAGTTACTGGCAACTGACCAAACCTCGGATTATTGTTCTCCTCCTGATTACCACCGCAGGTAGTATGTGGATTGCCGCACAGGGCAAGGTTGATCCTGTCCTGCTGCTTGTAACCCTGGTGGGCGGTGCGCTGGCAGCTGCTTCAGCCAACGTCATCAACTGTTTGTACGATCGCGATATCGACTACGAAATGGAACGGACGCGCCATCGTCCCCTGCCGTCGGGTCGAATTCAGCCCCTTCATGCGCTGCTGTTTGCGATCGCCCTTGCTACGATTTCCTTTAGCCTACTGGCGGTGTTTGCCAATCTGCTGAGTGCCTGCCTGGCGATGTCTGGGATCGTCACTTACGTCCTGGTCTACACCCACTGGCTGAAGCGTCACAGTACGCAGAATATTGTGATTGGGGGTGCCGCCGGTGCAATTCCTCCCCTCGTTGGCTGGGCAGCGGTTACGGGTGATCTAAGCTGGGCAGCTTGGGTGTTTTTTGCGATCGTCTTTTTCTGGACTCCGCCGCACTTCTGGGCACTGGCAATGATGATCGAGAAAGACTATGCCAAAGTCGGTGTGCCGATGTTGCCCTGTGTTGCCGGACGCGAAACCACCGCGAAGCAAATCTGGATCTACACGCTGCTAATGCTGCCGATTACGCTGCTGCTGGTCTATCCGCTGCACGTCATGGGACTCTTCTACGCGATCGTTGCTGTCGGTCTCGGCGCTCTGTTCCTGGCAAAAGCCTGGGCTTTATTGAGCGACCCAATGGATCAGCAAGCCGCCCGATCGCTGTTCAAGTATTCCATTCTTTACCTGATGCTGCTGTCTGCGGGGATGGCGATCGACAGTCTCCCCTTCACCCAAACCCTGAACAGCACGATCGCCGAAGGACTGAACACCGTTATCAGCAGTCTACCGATCAGCCTGTAGCATTTCTCTCAATTCATCGATTCAAATCATCAATTCAAACTTGTGATCTTAGTTTGACTGACACGATCGAACAGAGGCGGGACACCCCGCCTTTTTTCTGTCTTTCTGCAAGCGATCTAAACCCTACAGCCCCTAAATCTTCCACAGGTGGGGGACTTTGAAACCGCTGGCTATGGATGAACCAAGGGTTAGCTGCTATTTATGGAACAACTCGATCGCCCACAGAGATAAACTGGTTAACTGTCCGCCAACCAAACCCCAAAATCTTCCTGCTCCCCTGCTCCCCCACTCCCCACTCCCCACCACCCCAAATGCACGGCTTCCTCAACCTCAACAAACCCGCCGGACTCACCTCGCACGACTGCGTTGCCCGTCTGCGGAAAATCCTGCGAACCAAAAAAGTTGGACATGGGGGAACCCTCGATCCTGCCGCAATGGGGGTACTGCCGATCGCCGTTGGGAAAGCAACGCGCCTGCTGCAATACCTGAGCCACCGGAAATCCTATAAAGCAACGATTCGGTTTGGTCTGCAAACGGCAACGGATGATTTGGAAGGGGAAGTACTATCACAGTCTGATGCCTCTGAACTCACCCTCGATCGCATCAAGGCATCCCTATCGCAGTTTCAGGGCACGATCGCCCAAATTCCCCCCAGCTACAGCGCAATTCAGGTGGGCGGCAAACGACTTTATGAGTTAGCGCGATCGGGCGAAATAGTCGAGGCTCCGGTGCGAACCGTCCAGATCGATCGCCTGGAGATTATCGATTGGCGACCTGGAGAATTCCCTGAACTGGATTTAGAAATTGATTGCGGCACGGGCACCTATATTCGATCGATCGCACGAGACTTAGGGGATGTCGTCGGAACAGGTGGCACTCTAGCCAGCCTGCTCAGAACGCGCAGCAGCGAATTTTTTCTTCAGGACAGCCTCACCCTGGAGGTCCTTGCCGATCGCATCGAATCCAACACCCTCCAAATGATTCCGCCCCCGATTGCTCTGAGACAAATGCCGATCGCCGTTCTGCCGCCCGATCTGACTTTAGCCTGGTCACAGGGAAAGCGATTGCCGCTAGAAGTCATGCAAATCGATCGAGCAGCCAGCACTTCCCATTTTCAAATGCAGGATCAGGCAGGGCATTTCCTCGGCATCGGTGAAATCATGCAGAAAAGTTCTGCTGAGGCGATCGATCAAACCAGTCCTGTTTTGCAGCCGAAACTGGTTTGGGATTTACCGATAATCTAGACCTGGCTTAATCGATTATCCAGACGATCGGCGTATCCGGTTAATTCCACATAGCCTTTGCCGTGTAGTGGTCGATCGGCTACCTCTCCCTCAAACGACACTGCGCCTTCCCAGTAGGTTGCCGTTGAGGTGTTGAGTTCCTGATCCGCCAGCATGGATTTTGCCTGTAGGCTCAGGTTCAGCTTGGGGATTTCAATTTGCCACTTTGCCGGGTAAGATGCCTTGCTGCGGTTGCTTTTCCAGGTGTCCAGCACATCGATCGTCCAATCCTCCTTTGTCAGCGGCTGAGTGGTTCCGTCCGGTGCAATATAGGTTCCCGCTGAAGTGGACTCGATCGCCCCATCCTCATGTCTGAGCAGATACAGCATCAGCGCCGAGCCGTTATCAAACTGCATGGAGAACCAATCCCAGCCTACGGTTCCTGGCGTAAGCGAACTGGTGGAATACTCGTGATCCTTCCAGTTGGTTCCACTAACGCGATAGGATTTGTCGCCCAGCACGATCGTCCCTTCAGTCGGCTGCTGTACCAGCGAGTAGTAGTAGGACGCATTCCCCGGTTCCCGTCCCTTCACGCTCAATCCCCGATCGCCCTGAAGAATCGGCGGCAGGGTTTGACTCACGACCAGATCGATCGCCGCATCGTCGGATTTTGCTTGCAGGCGGACTTTTCCGGATTCGAGTTCTGTTGCAGACCAGTCTTGCAGCCAAACGTGATAGGGCGAAGTTTCTGCCCCCGCCAGTTGGATATTGCCCCGGCTAAACCGCTCGTAGGGATAGAAGTGTTTGCCCTGAATATCGCTGAGGGTAAAGTGCGCCGAATAGATTTGATTGCCGCGCAGATGAGAAGCCGTGATTTCTGGACTAGACGTTAACGCCTGCCGAAAGAAGGTCAACTGAAAGCCAAACGGACGACCCTCCTCGGTTTCCAGATTGCCCGTGTAGTACCACCACTCGGTTTGATAGTCTGGATGTGCCCCAAAATCCGCCGGAAAATCCCACGATCGCGGTTCAGTTGCCTTCTTGAAATTTGCCGACTCTCCGGGAAAATCCAGCCAGGTTAACTGAGTGCTGCTTGCCCATACAGGCGAATTAATCAGGAAAGAGGCACAGGCAATAAACAGGATCAATATTAATTTCATTGCTTTTTTCACTTCAGATCACTCCTGTCTAACTGCCGCTGCAATATTCATTCGTCCCATCCGAAACGCCGGATACAGACCTGCCATCAAAGCCGCGATCATCGCCACCAGAAACGCCTGCCAGAAATACTTGCCCTCCAGCGCCATCTGTAGCGTCCAGCCGAACGATCGCACATTAATCACATAGATCAAAATCCACGCCAGCACATAGCCCAACGGCATCGCAAATAGTCCCGCCATTGCGCCCATCAGTCCGGTTTCCAGCAGGGTTAAGCCGCCGAACTGTCGCGGAGTCATGCCCGTGGCGCGAAGGATGCCAATCTCACGGGTGCGTTCAAGCTGCAAACTCATCAGCGTACTCAACACG from Leptolyngbya ohadii IS1 includes the following:
- a CDS encoding lipocalin-like domain-containing protein, giving the protein MKLILILFIACASFLINSPVWASSTQLTWLDFPGESANFKKATEPRSWDFPADFGAHPDYQTEWWYYTGNLETEEGRPFGFQLTFFRQALTSSPEITASHLRGNQIYSAHFTLSDIQGKHFYPYERFSRGNIQLAGAETSPYHVWLQDWSATELESGKVRLQAKSDDAAIDLVVSQTLPPILQGDRGLSVKGREPGNASYYYSLVQQPTEGTIVLGDKSYRVSGTNWKDHEYSTSSLTPGTVGWDWFSMQFDNGSALMLYLLRHEDGAIESTSAGTYIAPDGTTQPLTKEDWTIDVLDTWKSNRSKASYPAKWQIEIPKLNLSLQAKSMLADQELNTSTATYWEGAVSFEGEVADRPLHGKGYVELTGYADRLDNRLSQV
- the truB gene encoding tRNA pseudouridine(55) synthase TruB, whose amino-acid sequence is MNQGLAAIYGTTRSPTEINWLTVRQPNPKIFLLPCSPTPHSPPPQMHGFLNLNKPAGLTSHDCVARLRKILRTKKVGHGGTLDPAAMGVLPIAVGKATRLLQYLSHRKSYKATIRFGLQTATDDLEGEVLSQSDASELTLDRIKASLSQFQGTIAQIPPSYSAIQVGGKRLYELARSGEIVEAPVRTVQIDRLEIIDWRPGEFPELDLEIDCGTGTYIRSIARDLGDVVGTGGTLASLLRTRSSEFFLQDSLTLEVLADRIESNTLQMIPPPIALRQMPIAVLPPDLTLAWSQGKRLPLEVMQIDRAASTSHFQMQDQAGHFLGIGEIMQKSSAEAIDQTSPVLQPKLVWDLPII